One genomic segment of Ricinus communis isolate WT05 ecotype wild-type chromosome 3, ASM1957865v1, whole genome shotgun sequence includes these proteins:
- the LOC8280397 gene encoding AFG1-like ATPase isoform X2: MVIAARFCALDVGTLRELQRLYDEIVESADACKLDRYSASDKSGRSRWLWSRFMPQSSFAPVKGLYLYGGVGTGKTMLMDLFFDQLPYNWRKKRIHFHDFMLNVHSRLQKHKGVADPLEVVAGEISDESILLCLDEFMVTDVADALILNRLFRHLFSNGVILVATSNRAPDNLYEGGLQRDLFLPFIATLKERCVVHEIGSSVDYRKMTSAQQGFYFIGENLSDLLKEKFQELIVEQTAGPQEVEVVMGRTLQVPLGANGCAYFDFEELCDKPLGAADYFGLFKNFHTLALEGIPIFGQHNRTAAYRFVTLVDVMYENRARLLCTAEGSPLELFAKVITVSDAQQRAPRTATRSRRNDEADLCVDNELGFAKDRTVSRLTEMNSREYLEQHATALAEKQHLGEAVNASAAQV, encoded by the exons ATGGTGATAGCTGCCAGGTTTTGTGCTTTAGAT GTAGGCACCTTAAGAGAGCTTCAAAGACTTTATGATGAGATTGTTGAGTCAGCTGATGCTTGCAAGTTGGATCGGTATTCTGCTTCTGACAAGTCTGGAAG GAGTAGATGGTTGTGGTCACGTTTCATGCCACAGTCTTCATTTGCACCAGTTAAAGGATTATATCTTTATGGCGGAGTGGGTACTGGGAAGACTATGTTGATGGATTTATTCTTTGATCAATT GCCCTACAATTGGAGGAAAAAAAGGATCCATTTTCATGACTTTATGTTGAATGTACATAGCCGCTTGCAA AAGCATAAGGGTGTGGCAGATCCACTTGAAGTTGTTGCTGGAGAAATATCTGATGAGTCAATATTATTATGTCTAGATGAATTTATG GTGACTGATGTTGCTGATGCATTGATACTGAACCGTCTATTTAGACATCTTTTCAGCAATGGTGTT ATTCTTGTTGCCACCTCAAATCGGGCTCCAGATAATTTGTATGAAGGTGGATTGCAGAGGGATCTTTTTCTGCCCTTTATTGCAACGCTGAAG GAGAGATGTGTGGTTCATGAAATTGGTTCATCAGTAGACTATCGAAAAATGACTTCA GCTCAACAAGGTTTCTACTTTATTGGTGAGAATTTGTCAGACCTTCTTAAGGAAAAGTTTCAAGAATTAATTGTGGAGCAAACAGCTGGCCCCCAAGAGGTGGAAGTAGTAATGGGAAGGACATTACAG GTTCCACTGGGTGCTAATGGATGTGCATATTTTGACTTCGAGGAACTTTGTGACAAACCTCTTGGAGCCGCAGACTATTTTGGATTGTTCA AGAACTTTCATACCCTCGCATTGGAAGGTATCCCGATCTTTGGACAGCACAATAGGACAGCAGCATATCGCTTTGTGACTTTAGTTGAT GTGATGTATGAAAACCGGGCCAGACTACTGTGCACAGCTGAAGGGAGTCCCCTAGAACTTTTCGCAAAGGTAATTACAGTTTCTGATGCCCAGCAAAGGGCACCTAGAACGGCCACAAGATCAAGGAGAAATGATGAAGCTGATCTATGTGTAGACAACGAACTGGGATTTGCAAAGGACCGCACCGTGAGCAG ATTAACAGAAATGAACAGCAGAGAATACTTAGAGCAGCATGCCACCGCGCTAGCCGAGAAGCAGCATTTAGGGGAAGCTGTCAATGCCAGTGCTGCACAAGTATGA
- the LOC8280397 gene encoding AFG1-like ATPase isoform X1 translates to MRRSVRCARQLLSAFQDQDYSYSFSLVVKRRENHSIHTNYSTRVSRFTYCADTDRFLYPKLVISRTLSTDAAKLSNGDASRGGPLVEYERRIAAGELVDGDSCQVGTLRELQRLYDEIVESADACKLDRYSASDKSGRSRWLWSRFMPQSSFAPVKGLYLYGGVGTGKTMLMDLFFDQLPYNWRKKRIHFHDFMLNVHSRLQKHKGVADPLEVVAGEISDESILLCLDEFMVTDVADALILNRLFRHLFSNGVILVATSNRAPDNLYEGGLQRDLFLPFIATLKERCVVHEIGSSVDYRKMTSAQQGFYFIGENLSDLLKEKFQELIVEQTAGPQEVEVVMGRTLQVPLGANGCAYFDFEELCDKPLGAADYFGLFKNFHTLALEGIPIFGQHNRTAAYRFVTLVDVMYENRARLLCTAEGSPLELFAKVITVSDAQQRAPRTATRSRRNDEADLCVDNELGFAKDRTVSRLTEMNSREYLEQHATALAEKQHLGEAVNASAAQV, encoded by the exons ATGAGAAGAAGTGTTCGATGCGCACGCCAACTTCTATCAGCTTTTCAAGACCAAGATTACAGTTACTCTTTTAGTTTGGTGGTGAAAAGACGAGAAAACCATTCTATACATACCAACTATAGCACTCGTGTTTCAAGATTTACATATTGTGCTGATACTGATAGATTTCTTTACCCCAAACTTGTCATTTCAAGAACTCTATCTACAGACGCCGCTAAGCTTTCTAATGGAG ATGCAAGCAGAGGAGGGCCGCTTGTAGAGTATGAAAGAAGAATTGCTGCTGGTGAACTTGTAGATGGTGATAGCTGCCAG GTAGGCACCTTAAGAGAGCTTCAAAGACTTTATGATGAGATTGTTGAGTCAGCTGATGCTTGCAAGTTGGATCGGTATTCTGCTTCTGACAAGTCTGGAAG GAGTAGATGGTTGTGGTCACGTTTCATGCCACAGTCTTCATTTGCACCAGTTAAAGGATTATATCTTTATGGCGGAGTGGGTACTGGGAAGACTATGTTGATGGATTTATTCTTTGATCAATT GCCCTACAATTGGAGGAAAAAAAGGATCCATTTTCATGACTTTATGTTGAATGTACATAGCCGCTTGCAA AAGCATAAGGGTGTGGCAGATCCACTTGAAGTTGTTGCTGGAGAAATATCTGATGAGTCAATATTATTATGTCTAGATGAATTTATG GTGACTGATGTTGCTGATGCATTGATACTGAACCGTCTATTTAGACATCTTTTCAGCAATGGTGTT ATTCTTGTTGCCACCTCAAATCGGGCTCCAGATAATTTGTATGAAGGTGGATTGCAGAGGGATCTTTTTCTGCCCTTTATTGCAACGCTGAAG GAGAGATGTGTGGTTCATGAAATTGGTTCATCAGTAGACTATCGAAAAATGACTTCA GCTCAACAAGGTTTCTACTTTATTGGTGAGAATTTGTCAGACCTTCTTAAGGAAAAGTTTCAAGAATTAATTGTGGAGCAAACAGCTGGCCCCCAAGAGGTGGAAGTAGTAATGGGAAGGACATTACAG GTTCCACTGGGTGCTAATGGATGTGCATATTTTGACTTCGAGGAACTTTGTGACAAACCTCTTGGAGCCGCAGACTATTTTGGATTGTTCA AGAACTTTCATACCCTCGCATTGGAAGGTATCCCGATCTTTGGACAGCACAATAGGACAGCAGCATATCGCTTTGTGACTTTAGTTGAT GTGATGTATGAAAACCGGGCCAGACTACTGTGCACAGCTGAAGGGAGTCCCCTAGAACTTTTCGCAAAGGTAATTACAGTTTCTGATGCCCAGCAAAGGGCACCTAGAACGGCCACAAGATCAAGGAGAAATGATGAAGCTGATCTATGTGTAGACAACGAACTGGGATTTGCAAAGGACCGCACCGTGAGCAG ATTAACAGAAATGAACAGCAGAGAATACTTAGAGCAGCATGCCACCGCGCTAGCCGAGAAGCAGCATTTAGGGGAAGCTGTCAATGCCAGTGCTGCACAAGTATGA